One Marinibacterium anthonyi genomic region harbors:
- the mntH_1 gene encoding Divalent metal cation transporter MntH, with amino-acid sequence MISTERTRRGMSAVLSGERRGFGSKFLFVGPAVIASIAYVDPGNYATNIQAGAGYGYVLLWVVLLANLIAMLFQSLSARLGIVTGKNLAEMSRDNFPRPVVWAMWAVSEVAAMATDLAEFLGGAIGLALLFNMPLIWGMVVTAIVTYGILIFERRGFRPMELIIGTMVAIISLCYLIEIFIAPIDWGSAAVGLVTPNLPDATALTIAVGIIGATVMPHAVYLHSGLTQNRAEVRHDEDRRKVLRFSNIEVVIALAVAGMVNMAMVMMAASAFHQGHSTVAEIETAYHTLTPLLGSAAAAVFLVSLITSGVSSSVVGTMAGQMIMQGFLHFHVPIWVRRLVTMVPAFAVVAVGYNATDALVMSQVVLSIALPVPMIALVIFTSRRCVMGTFAIGTVTRVLAILGAIAVLSLNFVLLAQTFGVPIPFLIN; translated from the coding sequence ATGATCAGCACAGAGCGCACGCGCCGTGGTATGAGCGCCGTTCTCTCTGGCGAGCGGCGTGGCTTTGGCAGCAAGTTCCTCTTCGTCGGTCCCGCAGTGATAGCCTCAATCGCCTATGTCGACCCAGGCAACTATGCGACCAACATCCAAGCGGGTGCCGGCTATGGCTACGTGCTTCTGTGGGTGGTCCTGCTGGCCAACCTGATTGCGATGCTGTTCCAGTCCCTGTCTGCGCGGCTGGGGATCGTCACTGGCAAGAACCTGGCCGAGATGTCGCGGGATAATTTTCCCCGCCCTGTCGTCTGGGCGATGTGGGCGGTTAGTGAGGTTGCCGCCATGGCCACCGACCTCGCTGAATTTCTCGGTGGCGCAATCGGCTTGGCGCTCCTGTTCAATATGCCGCTGATCTGGGGCATGGTGGTGACCGCCATCGTGACCTACGGTATCTTGATCTTCGAGCGCCGGGGTTTCCGCCCAATGGAGCTAATCATTGGTACAATGGTCGCGATTATCTCGTTGTGTTACTTGATCGAGATTTTCATCGCACCGATCGACTGGGGCTCCGCCGCCGTGGGGCTGGTGACCCCGAACCTGCCTGACGCTACCGCGCTGACCATTGCGGTCGGAATCATCGGGGCCACGGTGATGCCACATGCGGTCTATCTGCATTCAGGCTTAACACAAAATCGTGCGGAGGTCCGTCACGACGAAGACCGACGCAAGGTGCTACGGTTCTCGAACATTGAGGTGGTGATCGCACTCGCGGTCGCCGGCATGGTCAACATGGCAATGGTGATGATGGCAGCGTCTGCCTTTCATCAAGGCCATAGTACCGTGGCCGAAATCGAGACCGCCTATCATACACTGACACCACTTCTCGGCTCGGCTGCGGCCGCCGTATTCCTAGTGTCGTTGATCACCTCGGGTGTGTCGTCCTCGGTGGTGGGCACGATGGCCGGGCAGATGATCATGCAGGGTTTCCTTCACTTCCATGTACCGATTTGGGTCCGGCGGCTGGTGACGATGGTGCCAGCGTTCGCTGTTGTCGCCGTTGGCTACAATGCCACTGACGCCCTCGTGATGAGTCAGGTGGTGCTGTCGATCGCCCTGCCAGTGCCAATGATCGCACTGGTTATCTTCACATCGCGTCGCTGCGTCATGGGTACCTTCGCCATAGGAACTGTAACGCGGGTTCTCGCGATCCTCGGCGCAATTGCAGTGCTGTCGCTGAACTTTGTTCTGCTCGCACAGACCTTTGGTGTACCGATCCCATTCCTCATCAATTGA
- a CDS encoding conjugal transfer protein TrbF: MNLFRRSATHYGKTPQPETPYQKAAQVWDERIGSARVQARNWRYMAFGSLILAAGFAGALVWQSARGTVVPWVVQVDALGEAQAVAPASADYEPTDPQIAFHLGRFIEQVRSIPADPIIVRQNWLRAYEFTTDRGAAALNDFARANDPFTRVGRQQIAVEVSSVIRASPGSFRVAWTERHYENGQLSTTERWTAILTVVIQTPRSAERLRANPLGIYINAISWSREMSQ, from the coding sequence ATGAACCTCTTCAGGCGCTCCGCCACCCATTATGGCAAGACACCTCAGCCAGAGACGCCTTACCAGAAGGCCGCGCAGGTCTGGGACGAGCGTATCGGCTCCGCCCGCGTTCAGGCCCGCAACTGGCGCTACATGGCCTTTGGCAGCCTGATCCTGGCGGCGGGTTTTGCCGGCGCCCTGGTCTGGCAATCCGCACGCGGCACGGTAGTGCCCTGGGTCGTTCAGGTCGACGCGCTCGGCGAGGCCCAGGCTGTCGCCCCGGCTTCCGCCGACTACGAGCCGACCGATCCGCAGATCGCCTTCCATCTCGGTCGTTTCATCGAACAGGTCCGGTCGATCCCCGCCGATCCGATTATCGTGCGGCAGAACTGGTTGCGCGCCTATGAGTTCACCACGGATCGTGGGGCGGCCGCGCTCAACGACTTCGCTCGCGCCAACGACCCCTTCACACGCGTCGGTCGTCAACAGATCGCTGTCGAGGTGTCCTCCGTCATCCGGGCCTCGCCGGGATCGTTCCGCGTTGCCTGGACCGAGCGCCACTACGAGAACGGCCAGCTTTCCACGACCGAGCGCTGGACCGCGATCCTGACCGTCGTGATCCAGACGCCGCGCAGCGCCGAGCGCCTGCGCGCCAATCCCCTCGGAATCTATATCAATGCGATCTCCTGGTCGCGGGAGATGAGCCAATGA
- the ptlF_2 gene encoding Pertussis toxin liberation protein F: MTEQHLHANRSSDIRTPTLVALLLSASLLAGCASNRVPEFSYDESVPPLPTPPGSAAEERPRPLHTPPVWTVAHGGAAAGTPTGRIENANAAARVEPRREGYYNAIQIYPWSEGALYQVYAAPGQITNIALEPGERLTGAGPIAAGDTTRWIIGDTESGTGSTARVHILVKPTRDDISTNLVISTDRRVYTIELRAREALYMPSVAWAYPAAPRGGRQAVAPAPTIPAPSARNHRYGLQIQGDSPPWRPVSVFDDGRRVYVVFPAGIAQGEMPPLFVLGADGEPQIVNSRIHRNVLIVDRLFGAAELRLGAGDRQQVVRIVRMEEREADARTEGDSRRGGES, from the coding sequence ATGACTGAACAGCATCTTCATGCAAACAGGTCTTCGGACATCAGGACGCCGACGTTGGTTGCTCTGCTGCTGTCCGCGTCCTTGTTGGCGGGGTGTGCCAGTAACCGGGTGCCGGAATTCAGCTATGACGAGTCCGTGCCGCCGCTGCCCACTCCGCCCGGCTCGGCTGCCGAGGAACGCCCTCGGCCCTTGCACACGCCGCCAGTCTGGACTGTGGCGCATGGCGGAGCGGCGGCGGGCACGCCGACCGGACGTATCGAAAACGCCAATGCCGCCGCCCGGGTCGAACCGCGCCGCGAAGGATATTACAATGCGATCCAGATCTATCCCTGGTCGGAAGGAGCCCTCTATCAGGTCTATGCCGCGCCGGGTCAGATCACCAACATCGCACTCGAGCCGGGCGAGCGTCTGACCGGCGCAGGCCCGATCGCCGCGGGAGATACCACGCGCTGGATCATCGGCGACACGGAGAGCGGGACCGGATCCACCGCCCGCGTCCACATCCTCGTCAAACCGACGCGGGACGACATCTCGACCAATCTGGTGATCAGCACTGACAGGCGGGTGTACACGATCGAGCTGCGTGCGCGCGAGGCGCTCTACATGCCCTCCGTCGCCTGGGCTTATCCGGCTGCGCCGCGTGGCGGTCGACAGGCTGTGGCGCCCGCGCCGACCATCCCGGCACCATCTGCCCGCAATCATCGCTACGGCTTGCAGATCCAGGGGGACAGCCCGCCCTGGCGACCGGTCTCGGTCTTCGACGACGGCCGCCGCGTCTATGTCGTCTTCCCTGCTGGCATCGCCCAGGGCGAGATGCCGCCGCTCTTCGTGCTCGGCGCCGACGGAGAACCGCAGATCGTGAACAGCCGTATTCACCGGAACGTTCTGATCGTGGATCGCCTCTTCGGTGCGGCGGAGCTCCGGCTGGGAGCAGGAGACCGCCAGCAGGTGGTCCGGATCGTGCGCATGGAGGAACGCGAGGCCGATGCGCGGACGGAGGGGGATTCGCGAAGGGGAGGGGAGTCATGA
- a CDS encoding conjugal transfer protein TrbJ encodes MTRKITFRFAGTSLLALALAMPIAMSPIAAPPAHALFGIGGGPFIVYDPTNHAENLLTAARALEQINNQIAQIQNEAQMLINQARNLANLPYSALQQIQQNVSRTQQLLAQAQNIAFDVQSIDQMFQQDYGNLSLTATDQQLIAEARSRWENTVGGLQDAMRVQAGVVGNIDANRSEMSELVGQSQNAVGALQATQAGNQLLALQSQQLSDLIAVISANGRANALTEAERATAAEQGRIQRERFLTPGSGYQPGNAQMFN; translated from the coding sequence ATGACACGCAAGATCACGTTTCGGTTCGCCGGCACGTCGCTGCTCGCCCTCGCGCTGGCGATGCCCATCGCCATGTCGCCCATCGCAGCGCCGCCCGCCCATGCGCTCTTCGGCATCGGCGGGGGGCCCTTCATCGTCTACGACCCGACCAACCACGCGGAAAATCTCCTGACCGCGGCGCGGGCTCTGGAGCAGATCAACAACCAGATCGCACAGATCCAGAACGAAGCGCAGATGCTGATCAACCAGGCGCGCAATCTCGCCAACCTGCCGTATTCCGCGCTCCAGCAGATCCAGCAGAACGTCAGCCGCACGCAGCAACTCTTGGCCCAAGCGCAGAACATCGCCTTCGACGTTCAGAGCATCGACCAGATGTTCCAGCAAGACTATGGCAACCTTTCCCTGACGGCGACCGACCAGCAGCTGATCGCCGAGGCTCGGTCCCGTTGGGAGAACACGGTCGGTGGCCTACAGGATGCGATGCGCGTGCAGGCCGGTGTCGTCGGCAATATCGATGCCAACCGTTCGGAAATGTCGGAGCTCGTGGGGCAGAGCCAGAACGCGGTCGGTGCTCTGCAGGCCACACAGGCGGGCAACCAGCTCCTCGCACTGCAATCGCAGCAGCTCTCGGACCTGATCGCGGTGATCTCGGCAAACGGTCGCGCCAACGCGCTGACCGAGGCCGAGCGCGCCACCGCTGCGGAACAAGGCCGCATCCAGCGCGAGCGCTTCCTGACGCCGGGCTCGGGCTACCAGCCCGGCAACGCGCAAATGTTCAACTGA
- the mntR_1 gene encoding Manganese transport regulator translates to MTEHDTPPTEISPTEQAGRFARAREKQSMAILEDYVEMIGDLIAMHGEARVADIAERMGVAHPTATKAVARLKREGLATSRPYRGVFLTDKGEALANWVRVRHRTVVDLLIAVGVPQETAEADAEGIEHHVSRRTLKAFEAYLTGK, encoded by the coding sequence ATGACCGAACACGATACGCCCCCGACCGAGATTTCGCCCACGGAACAGGCGGGGCGTTTCGCCCGTGCACGAGAGAAGCAGTCGATGGCGATCCTGGAGGATTACGTAGAGATGATCGGCGACTTGATCGCGATGCATGGCGAGGCCCGGGTTGCCGATATTGCCGAACGTATGGGTGTGGCCCATCCTACCGCCACCAAGGCGGTGGCGCGGCTCAAGCGAGAGGGTCTGGCGACCTCACGCCCATATCGCGGGGTCTTCCTTACCGACAAGGGCGAAGCGCTCGCAAATTGGGTACGCGTTCGCCATCGAACGGTGGTCGACTTACTGATCGCAGTCGGCGTGCCTCAGGAAACCGCCGAGGCGGATGCAGAGGGGATCGAGCATCACGTCTCCCGTCGCACGCTGAAGGCCTTCGAAGCTTATTTGACTGGCAAGTGA
- a CDS encoding conjugal transfer protein TrbC — translation MIRHALRIRQHIATAAAATYVSLFIAPAAHASGSSMPWEAPLQSILDSVEGPVAKIVAVIIIIVTGLTLAFGDTGGGFRRLIQIVFGISIAFAASSFFLSFFSFGGGALI, via the coding sequence ATGATCCGTCACGCCCTGCGCATCCGCCAGCACATCGCCACGGCCGCCGCCGCCACCTATGTCAGCCTGTTCATCGCTCCGGCTGCGCACGCCTCCGGGTCCTCCATGCCCTGGGAAGCGCCTCTTCAATCCATCCTCGACTCCGTCGAGGGGCCAGTGGCCAAGATCGTGGCGGTGATCATCATCATCGTCACCGGTCTGACGCTGGCCTTCGGCGATACCGGCGGCGGCTTCCGGCGGCTGATCCAGATCGTCTTCGGGATTTCCATCGCCTTTGCGGCCTCGTCCTTCTTCCTGAGCTTCTTCAGCTTTGGTGGCGGAGCGCTGATCTGA
- a CDS encoding conjugal transfer protein TrbL, giving the protein MGGTGVIDNFLGIFTSYIDSGFGLLGGEVAFIATTLIVIDVTLAALFWAWGADDDIIARLVKKTLFVGVFAYIISNWNNLARIVFESFAGLGLMASGTGFSAADLLRPGRVAETGLEAGRPLLESISDLMGWVAVFENLVQILCLFFAWALVILAFFILAVQLFVTLIEFKLTTLAGFVLIPFGLFGKTAFMAERVLGNVISSGIKVLVLAVIIGIGSTLFGQFTAGFGGVTPTIDDAMAIVLAALSLLGLGIFGPGIASGLVSGGPQLSAGAAIGTGLAVGGAAIGAGGATMLAARGAGSALSGGAALARGGAAAAGAASSAYTLGSMGGGGLAGGMAGVARAGAAASASPLKKASSRAAGGIQSSYAEGVKGGVAATGGTTSMGTVGGAAPVPSSSPSASDGPPAWAKRMRHSQAVSHGVRAAAHAVRSGDSHGSGTSVNLSERDRS; this is encoded by the coding sequence ATGGGTGGAACCGGCGTCATCGACAACTTCCTGGGCATCTTCACCAGCTATATCGACAGCGGGTTTGGGCTGCTCGGCGGCGAGGTCGCCTTCATTGCCACCACGCTGATCGTCATCGATGTGACGCTGGCGGCCCTGTTCTGGGCCTGGGGCGCCGATGATGACATCATTGCCCGACTGGTGAAGAAGACGCTCTTTGTCGGGGTCTTCGCCTATATCATCTCCAACTGGAACAACCTCGCCCGGATCGTCTTCGAGAGCTTCGCGGGCCTCGGTCTGATGGCCTCCGGCACCGGGTTTTCCGCCGCCGATCTTCTGCGCCCCGGCCGCGTCGCCGAGACCGGGCTCGAGGCCGGACGGCCGCTGCTCGAGAGTATCTCCGATCTGATGGGCTGGGTCGCGGTCTTCGAGAACCTCGTCCAGATCCTTTGCCTGTTCTTCGCCTGGGCGCTGGTGATCCTCGCCTTCTTCATCCTCGCGGTTCAGCTCTTCGTTACCCTGATCGAGTTCAAGCTCACGACTCTCGCGGGCTTCGTGCTGATCCCCTTCGGCCTGTTCGGCAAGACCGCCTTCATGGCCGAGCGCGTGCTGGGCAACGTCATTTCCTCCGGCATCAAGGTTCTGGTCCTCGCCGTGATCATCGGCATCGGATCGACGCTCTTCGGTCAGTTCACCGCGGGTTTCGGCGGCGTGACCCCGACCATCGATGATGCCATGGCGATTGTGCTGGCCGCCCTGTCTCTGCTGGGCCTCGGAATATTCGGCCCTGGCATCGCCTCGGGACTGGTGTCCGGCGGGCCGCAACTCAGCGCGGGGGCGGCCATAGGCACCGGCCTTGCCGTTGGTGGCGCTGCGATCGGGGCCGGAGGGGCAACCATGCTCGCAGCACGCGGAGCCGGATCTGCACTCTCCGGAGGCGCCGCCCTCGCACGCGGCGGCGCGGCCGCGGCGGGCGCTGCCTCGAGCGCCTACACGCTCGGCTCGATGGGCGGAGGAGGTCTCGCCGGCGGGATGGCTGGTGTAGCGCGCGCCGGGGCCGCCGCCTCGGCATCACCGCTCAAGAAGGCGTCCTCTCGCGCGGCTGGCGGCATCCAGTCCAGCTACGCCGAGGGCGTCAAGGGCGGTGTTGCGGCGACGGGCGGAACCACCTCGATGGGCACGGTCGGCGGAGCGGCGCCCGTGCCTTCTTCCAGCCCGTCCGCCTCCGATGGCCCGCCAGCCTGGGCGAAGCGCATGCGCCATAGCCAGGCCGTGAGCCATGGCGTGCGCGCTGCCGCCCATGCCGTCCGGTCGGGTGACAGCCACGGCTCGGGCACCTCCGTCAATCTCTCCGAAAGGGATCGCTCATGA
- a CDS encoding Type IV secretion system protein VirB11, with protein sequence MLRTALGPAIAGFLDDPMTVEVMLNPDGRLWVDRLSEGLADSGKMLSAADGERIVRLVAHHVGVEVHSLSPRVSAELPETGERFEGLLPPVVAAPAFAIRKPAVAVFTLEDYVEAGIMTLMQAKALRQAVATRANILVAGGTSTGKTTLTNALLAEVAKTSDRVVIIEDTRELQCAAPNLVAMRTKDGVASLSDLVRSSLRLRPDRIPIGEVRGAEALDLLKAWGTGHPGGIGTIHAGTGIGALRRLEQLIQEAVVTVPRAMIAETIDLVAVLAGRGSARRLAELARVEGLGPDGDYRISPAISDPTTHEQGDPE encoded by the coding sequence ATGCTGCGCACCGCGCTCGGGCCGGCGATCGCCGGGTTTCTGGACGACCCCATGACCGTCGAGGTGATGCTCAACCCCGATGGGCGGCTCTGGGTCGACCGACTTTCCGAGGGGCTGGCCGACAGCGGCAAGATGCTGAGCGCAGCGGACGGCGAGCGCATCGTTCGACTGGTCGCGCACCATGTCGGCGTCGAAGTTCATAGCCTGTCCCCTCGCGTTTCCGCAGAACTGCCGGAAACCGGTGAGCGTTTCGAGGGGCTCTTGCCGCCCGTCGTCGCGGCTCCAGCCTTCGCCATTCGCAAGCCCGCTGTCGCCGTCTTCACACTCGAAGACTACGTAGAAGCCGGGATCATGACCTTGATGCAAGCCAAGGCGCTGCGCCAGGCGGTTGCGACCCGTGCGAATATCCTGGTGGCGGGGGGCACCTCGACAGGTAAGACCACGCTGACCAATGCGCTGCTCGCCGAGGTGGCGAAGACCTCCGATCGCGTCGTGATCATTGAGGACACCCGAGAACTGCAGTGCGCCGCGCCGAACCTCGTGGCGATGCGCACCAAGGACGGCGTTGCAAGCCTGTCCGATCTGGTGCGCTCTTCGCTGCGTCTGCGCCCCGATCGTATTCCGATCGGTGAGGTGCGTGGCGCCGAGGCGCTTGACCTGCTCAAAGCCTGGGGAACCGGCCATCCCGGCGGCATCGGCACCATCCATGCCGGTACCGGGATCGGCGCGCTGCGCCGTCTCGAGCAACTCATCCAGGAAGCCGTCGTTACCGTGCCCCGCGCCATGATCGCGGAGACCATCGACCTCGTGGCCGTCCTGGCCGGGCGCGGCTCCGCACGGCGTCTGGCCGAACTCGCCCGCGTCGAGGGCCTGGGGCCGGACGGCGACTACCGGATTTCACCTGCCATATCAGATCCCACCACTCACGAACAAGGAGATCCCGAATGA
- a CDS encoding Type IV secretory pathway, VirB3-like protein, producing MAVSFEALDAVPGISVPVHRALTEPILLGGAPRSVAILNGTLAGAVGLGLQLWLVGILIWAVGHIAAVWAARRDPLFVEVARRHLRIPGHLSV from the coding sequence ATGGCGGTGAGTTTCGAGGCCCTCGACGCGGTGCCGGGGATCAGCGTGCCGGTCCACCGTGCGCTGACCGAGCCGATCCTGCTCGGCGGCGCACCGCGCTCGGTTGCCATTCTGAATGGCACGCTCGCCGGTGCGGTCGGTCTCGGGCTTCAGCTCTGGCTGGTCGGGATCCTGATCTGGGCCGTCGGCCACATCGCTGCTGTCTGGGCGGCCAGGCGCGATCCGCTCTTCGTCGAGGTCGCCCGCCGCCATCTGCGCATTCCCGGTCATCTCTCGGTGTGA
- the virB4_1 gene encoding Type IV secretion system protein virB4, giving the protein MMNLAEYRRTASRLADYLPWVALVGEGVVLNKDGSFQRTAKFRGPDLDSAVAAELVAVAGRLNNAFRRLGSGWAIFVEAQRSEAATYPASIFPDAASALVDAERKADFEEEGSHFVSGYFLTLLWLPPAEDAARSETWLYEGRETSGVNPWEQVRGFIDRTDRVLALLDGFMPDCHWLDDAATLTYLHSTISTNRHRVRVPEVPVYLDALLPDQPLAGGLEPRLGDHHLRVLTITGFPGVTTPGLLDELNRLAFPYRWSTRAILMDKLDATKLLTRIRRQWFAKRKSIAAILKEVMTNEQSALVDTDAANKAADADMALQELGADVAGMAYVTATITVWDEDVRRADEKLRLVEKIVQSRDFSVMVETVNAVDAWLGSLPGHAYANVRQPPISTLNLAHMIPLSAVWAGPEQDEHFGDAPLLYARTEGSTPFRFSLHVGDVGHTLVVGPTGAGKSVLLALMALQFRRYSRSQIFAFDFGGSIRAAALSMGGDWHDLGGELTDADESSVSLQPLARIHETSERAWAADWIVAMLTRENIQITPDVKEHIWTALTSLASAPVGERTMTGLAVLLQSNDLKQALRAYCVGGPYGRLLDAETEQLGSADVQAFEIEGLVGTGAAPAVLSYLFHRIGDRLDGRPTLLIIDEGWLALDDDAFAEQLREWLKTLRKKNASVIFATQSLSDIDGSTIAPAIIESCPTRLLLPNERAIEPQITAIYRRFGLNDRQIEILARATPKRDYYCQSRRGNRLFELGLSDVGLALCAASSKSDQALIAEICAEHGQDGFLDAWLKAHGLDWAADLIPDLTNLAIDAEGASPASAVVEDADIDLEEEEVTP; this is encoded by the coding sequence ATGATGAATCTCGCAGAATACCGTCGCACCGCCTCGCGCCTCGCCGACTACCTGCCCTGGGTGGCGCTGGTCGGGGAGGGCGTGGTCCTCAACAAGGACGGCTCGTTCCAGAGGACGGCGAAGTTTCGGGGTCCCGATCTCGACAGTGCCGTCGCGGCCGAACTGGTCGCGGTCGCCGGGCGGCTGAACAACGCTTTCCGTCGCCTCGGTTCCGGGTGGGCGATTTTTGTGGAAGCTCAGCGCTCTGAGGCCGCGACCTATCCCGCAAGCATCTTCCCCGATGCGGCTTCTGCGCTGGTCGATGCCGAGCGCAAGGCCGATTTCGAAGAGGAGGGGAGCCATTTCGTATCCGGCTACTTCCTGACGCTCCTCTGGCTTCCACCGGCGGAGGACGCGGCACGCTCAGAAACCTGGCTCTACGAGGGCCGCGAAACCTCGGGTGTGAACCCCTGGGAACAGGTGCGCGGCTTCATCGACCGTACCGATCGCGTGTTGGCGCTGCTCGACGGCTTCATGCCGGACTGCCACTGGCTCGATGACGCCGCTACGCTGACCTACCTGCATTCGACGATTTCGACCAACCGTCATCGCGTGCGCGTGCCCGAGGTGCCGGTCTATCTCGACGCGCTCTTGCCCGACCAGCCGCTGGCCGGTGGGCTGGAGCCGCGTCTGGGCGATCATCATCTCCGCGTCCTGACGATCACCGGCTTTCCCGGCGTCACGACGCCGGGCCTGCTCGACGAGCTGAACCGGCTGGCCTTTCCCTATCGCTGGTCGACCCGGGCCATCCTCATGGACAAGCTGGATGCAACCAAGCTGCTAACCCGGATACGTCGTCAGTGGTTTGCCAAGCGTAAGTCCATCGCCGCGATCCTCAAGGAGGTGATGACCAACGAACAATCCGCGCTGGTCGATACCGATGCGGCGAACAAGGCCGCTGACGCGGACATGGCCTTGCAGGAACTCGGCGCGGATGTGGCCGGCATGGCCTATGTCACCGCGACGATCACGGTCTGGGATGAGGACGTCCGCCGCGCTGACGAGAAGCTGCGGCTGGTCGAGAAGATCGTCCAGTCCCGCGATTTCAGCGTCATGGTCGAGACGGTCAATGCGGTCGATGCCTGGCTCGGAAGTTTGCCCGGGCATGCCTATGCCAATGTCCGCCAGCCGCCGATCTCCACGCTCAATCTCGCCCACATGATCCCCCTCAGTGCCGTGTGGGCGGGGCCGGAACAGGATGAGCATTTCGGCGACGCTCCGTTGCTCTACGCCAGGACCGAAGGCTCCACCCCGTTCCGGTTTTCTCTCCATGTCGGCGATGTCGGGCACACACTCGTCGTCGGCCCGACCGGCGCGGGCAAATCCGTGTTGCTGGCGCTGATGGCGCTTCAGTTCCGGCGGTACTCGCGCAGCCAGATCTTCGCCTTCGACTTCGGCGGTTCTATCCGCGCCGCCGCGCTTTCCATGGGCGGCGACTGGCATGACCTCGGCGGAGAGCTGACCGACGCGGACGAGAGTTCCGTCTCGCTACAGCCGCTGGCCCGCATTCACGAGACGTCGGAGCGCGCTTGGGCGGCTGACTGGATTGTCGCCATGCTGACGCGCGAGAACATCCAGATTACCCCGGATGTGAAGGAACATATCTGGACGGCACTGACCTCGCTGGCCTCGGCCCCTGTGGGCGAGCGGACCATGACCGGCCTCGCGGTCCTGCTGCAATCCAACGACCTGAAGCAGGCGTTGCGCGCATATTGCGTCGGTGGACCCTATGGCCGGCTGCTCGATGCCGAGACCGAACAACTGGGATCGGCGGATGTGCAGGCCTTCGAGATCGAGGGGCTGGTGGGAACTGGCGCGGCGCCCGCCGTCCTCTCATACCTGTTCCACCGGATCGGTGATCGGCTCGACGGACGACCCACGCTGCTCATCATCGACGAGGGTTGGCTCGCGCTCGATGACGATGCCTTCGCGGAGCAGCTCCGCGAGTGGCTGAAGACGCTGAGGAAGAAGAACGCCTCGGTGATCTTCGCGACGCAGAGCCTCAGCGACATCGATGGCAGTACCATCGCGCCGGCGATCATCGAAAGCTGCCCGACGCGGCTCCTGCTGCCGAACGAGCGGGCCATCGAGCCTCAAATCACCGCGATCTATCGCCGCTTCGGCCTCAATGACCGACAGATCGAGATCCTCGCGCGGGCCACGCCCAAGCGCGACTACTACTGCCAGTCGCGGCGCGGCAACCGGCTGTTCGAGCTGGGTCTCAGCGATGTCGGGCTCGCGCTCTGCGCGGCGTCGTCCAAATCGGATCAGGCGCTGATTGCCGAGATCTGTGCTGAGCACGGCCAAGACGGCTTCCTCGACGCTTGGCTGAAGGCGCATGGCCTCGATTGGGCCGCCGACCTGATCCCCGACCTCACCAATCTCGCTATCGACGCAGAGGGGGCATCTCCGGCCTCCGCTGTTGTTGAGGACGCCGACATCGACCTTGAAGAAGAGGAAGTCACACCATGA